Proteins from one Streptomyces sp. 840.1 genomic window:
- a CDS encoding extracellular solute-binding protein has translation MAAVAVAGGVPLLAACGGSGSGAGTKEGTTTGKALRKVVPSYAPLNLVEPDVASVNGSSPGFTKLPDPLVTSVKSVPGKGSKFRVMTPLWGTVPKRNNPYYTAVNKAVGATLNFDPQDGNTYQDKIGAVLAGSDIPDVMTIPGWNMQGQIRNAITAKFADLSPYLAGDAVKKYPNLANIPTGAWQYSVFGGKLRGLPMPTPVIGNAIFYRKDLTGSGAVPGSADDLLAFGKEYTAPKKKVWAFDDLWTCIQKIYGLLPDAPHYWQLESGKLVHKIETQEYREALAFARKLHDGGYVHPDAEANKDADAKIRFTGGHVVMYNDGTGGWKGMVTEQASANATFDMQALDFFSHDGSRPVLWQDDPAGIFTFLSKKLSKARIEEFLAIADYAAAPFGTKEFMLTNYGVEGTHYTLKDGAPTYTPQGVEEAQPSTFLFLASPPTSIAYPDQPQLAKDYAAWMARQAPNVRKPLFFGMQIVEPQRYASLYTPFDDLQKDIRRGRKKVSDIDDAVNTWKKSGGEKLRAWYQDILDKNGSGN, from the coding sequence GTGGCCGCTGTCGCCGTGGCCGGCGGGGTGCCGCTGCTGGCCGCGTGCGGGGGTTCCGGCTCCGGCGCCGGGACCAAGGAGGGAACGACAACGGGCAAGGCGCTCAGGAAGGTTGTGCCGTCGTACGCCCCGCTGAACCTGGTCGAGCCCGACGTCGCGAGCGTCAACGGTTCGAGCCCCGGCTTCACCAAACTCCCGGACCCGCTGGTCACCTCGGTGAAGTCGGTGCCGGGCAAGGGCTCGAAGTTCCGTGTCATGACCCCGTTGTGGGGCACCGTCCCGAAGAGGAACAACCCGTACTACACGGCGGTGAACAAGGCGGTCGGCGCCACACTGAACTTCGACCCGCAGGACGGCAACACCTACCAGGACAAGATCGGCGCGGTCCTCGCCGGCTCGGACATCCCCGATGTCATGACGATCCCCGGCTGGAACATGCAGGGACAGATCCGCAACGCGATCACCGCCAAGTTCGCCGACCTGAGCCCGTACCTGGCGGGCGACGCGGTCAAGAAGTACCCGAACCTGGCGAACATCCCGACGGGCGCCTGGCAGTACTCCGTCTTCGGCGGCAAGCTGCGCGGACTGCCCATGCCGACGCCGGTCATCGGCAACGCGATCTTCTACCGCAAGGACCTGACCGGCTCCGGCGCCGTGCCGGGGAGCGCGGACGACCTGCTGGCGTTCGGCAAGGAGTACACCGCTCCGAAGAAGAAGGTGTGGGCCTTCGACGACCTCTGGACCTGCATCCAGAAGATCTACGGCCTGCTGCCCGACGCGCCGCACTACTGGCAGCTGGAGAGCGGCAAGCTGGTCCACAAGATCGAGACGCAGGAGTACCGCGAGGCGCTCGCCTTCGCCCGCAAGCTCCACGACGGCGGCTACGTACACCCGGACGCCGAGGCCAACAAGGACGCCGACGCCAAGATCCGCTTCACCGGCGGACACGTGGTGATGTACAACGACGGCACCGGCGGCTGGAAGGGCATGGTCACCGAACAGGCCTCCGCGAACGCCACGTTCGACATGCAGGCACTGGACTTCTTCAGCCACGACGGCAGCAGGCCGGTGCTGTGGCAGGACGATCCGGCAGGGATCTTCACCTTCCTCAGCAAGAAGCTCTCCAAGGCCCGGATCGAGGAGTTCCTCGCGATAGCCGACTACGCGGCCGCGCCGTTCGGCACCAAGGAGTTCATGCTCACCAACTACGGCGTCGAGGGCACCCACTACACACTCAAGGACGGCGCCCCGACCTACACCCCGCAGGGTGTCGAGGAGGCCCAGCCGTCCACCTTCCTCTTCCTCGCCTCGCCCCCGACCTCCATCGCCTACCCGGACCAGCCGCAGCTCGCGAAGGACTACGCGGCCTGGATGGCGCGCCAGGCACCGAACGTCAGGAAGCCGCTCTTCTTCGGCATGCAGATCGTCGAGCCGCAGCGCTACGCCTCCCTGTACACGCCCTTCGACGACCTGCAGAAGGACATCAGGCGCGGCCGCAAGAAGGTCAGCGACATCGACGACGCGGTGAACACCTGGAAGAAGAGCGGCGGCGAGAAGCTGCGCGCCTGGTACCAGGACATTCTCGACAAGAACGGCTCCGGCAACTGA
- a CDS encoding TetR/AcrR family transcriptional regulator gives MVRAGLTPDRLAQAGAELADEVGFDQVTVSALARRFDVKVASLYSHLKNSHDLKTRIALLALEELADRGAAALAGRAGKDALRAFADVYRDYAREHPGRYAAAQLRLDPEAAAAGAGRRHSQMTRAILRGYDLTEPDQTHAVRLLGSVFHGYVSLEMQGGFSHSAPDSQESWSRSLDALDALLRNWPAP, from the coding sequence ATGGTGCGCGCAGGGCTGACCCCCGACCGCCTGGCCCAGGCGGGGGCGGAGCTGGCCGACGAGGTCGGCTTCGACCAGGTGACCGTCTCGGCGCTCGCCCGGCGGTTCGACGTCAAGGTCGCGAGCCTGTACTCGCACCTGAAGAACTCCCACGACCTCAAGACCAGGATCGCCCTGCTCGCCCTGGAGGAGCTCGCCGACCGAGGTGCCGCCGCACTCGCCGGGCGGGCGGGCAAGGACGCGCTCCGCGCCTTCGCGGACGTCTACCGCGACTACGCCCGTGAGCACCCCGGCCGCTACGCCGCCGCCCAGCTGAGGCTCGACCCGGAGGCGGCCGCCGCCGGCGCCGGCCGCAGACACTCGCAGATGACCCGGGCCATCCTGCGCGGCTACGACCTGACCGAGCCCGACCAGACCCACGCCGTCCGGCTACTGGGCAGCGTCTTCCACGGCTACGTCAGCCTGGAGATGCAGGGCGGATTCAGCCACAGCGCCCCCGACTCGCAGGAGAGCTGGTCGCGGTCGCTGGACGCCCTGGACGCCCTGCTGCGCAACTGGCCCGCGCCCTGA
- a CDS encoding GDSL-type esterase/lipase family protein: MQTESDWITTPITAGLLRGALDLERTEHGLRPHRLPARARAQCADGQLAMAEAQPSGVRLVFRTGASAIELDALRTKTAYEGAPPRPDGVYDLLVDGRLTGQVSATGGNVLMVDMTAGTARTQAGPVGTVRFPNLPEGVKDIEIWLPYNESTELVALRTDAPVEPAPDRGRKVWLHHGSSISHGSDAASPTTTWPALAASLGGVELVNLGLGGSALLDPFTARAMRDTPADLISVKIGINLVNADLMRLRAFAPAVHGFLDTIREGHPTAPLLVVSPLLCPIHEDTPGPSVPDFSNLGEGRLQFRAMGDPAERAAGKLTLNVIREALSGLVEQRSADDPNLYYLDGRSLYGERDSAELPLPDQLHPDAATHRRMGDRFAALAFAPDGPFAAERLS, encoded by the coding sequence ATGCAGACTGAATCCGACTGGATCACCACACCCATCACCGCCGGCCTCCTGCGCGGGGCCCTCGACCTGGAGCGCACCGAGCACGGGCTGCGTCCGCACCGGCTGCCCGCCCGCGCACGCGCGCAGTGCGCCGACGGACAGCTGGCGATGGCGGAGGCCCAGCCGTCCGGGGTGCGGCTGGTGTTCCGTACCGGAGCGTCCGCGATCGAGCTGGACGCGCTGCGCACCAAGACCGCCTACGAGGGCGCCCCGCCCCGCCCCGACGGTGTGTACGACCTGCTCGTCGACGGCCGCCTCACCGGGCAGGTGAGCGCGACGGGAGGCAACGTCCTCATGGTCGACATGACCGCAGGGACCGCGCGGACACAGGCGGGGCCGGTCGGCACCGTGCGCTTCCCGAACCTGCCCGAAGGTGTCAAGGACATCGAGATCTGGCTGCCGTACAACGAGTCCACCGAGCTCGTCGCCCTGCGCACCGACGCCCCCGTCGAGCCCGCACCGGACCGGGGCCGCAAGGTGTGGCTGCACCACGGGAGTTCGATCAGCCACGGCTCCGACGCCGCGAGCCCCACCACCACCTGGCCCGCACTGGCCGCATCGCTCGGCGGGGTGGAGCTGGTCAACCTGGGCCTGGGCGGCAGCGCCCTGCTCGACCCGTTCACGGCACGGGCGATGCGCGACACCCCCGCGGACCTGATCAGCGTCAAGATCGGCATCAACCTCGTCAACGCCGACCTGATGCGGCTGCGGGCCTTCGCCCCGGCGGTGCACGGCTTCCTCGACACCATCCGTGAGGGGCACCCCACCGCGCCGTTGCTGGTCGTCTCGCCCCTCCTGTGCCCGATCCATGAGGACACCCCGGGCCCGAGCGTGCCGGACTTCAGCAACCTCGGTGAGGGGCGGCTCCAGTTCAGGGCCATGGGCGACCCTGCGGAACGGGCCGCCGGAAAGCTGACGCTCAACGTCATCAGGGAGGCACTGAGCGGCCTCGTCGAGCAGCGCTCCGCCGACGACCCGAACCTGTACTACCTCGACGGACGCAGCCTGTACGGCGAGCGGGACTCCGCCGAACTGCCCCTGCCGGACCAGCTCCACCCGGACGCCGCCACCCACCGGCGCATGGGCGACCGCTTCGCCGCCCTCGCCTTCGCCCCGGACGGCCCGTTCGCAGCCGAACGCCTCTCCTGA
- the yicI gene encoding alpha-xylosidase, whose protein sequence is MKFTDGFWLMREGVRACYATEIRDLSVGDDRFTAHAAVKHVAERGDTLNTPLITVECFSPAEGVIGVRATHHAGTVHRGPDFALPGLDPAAAGARTTREGAVTELTSGPLTLRMDGDGPWGLTFRDAGGRRLTGVDAKGTAFATAPDGTHHMVAQLALDIGENVYGLGERFTPYVKNGQSVDIWQADGGTSSELAYKNIPFYLSSRGYGVFVNHPGRVSFEIGSESVGQVQFSVQDQSLEYYVIAGPTPKEVLARYTALTGRPALPPAWSFGLWLTTSFCTSYDEETVTSFVDGMAQRRIPLSVFHFDCFWMREYQWSDFLWDPDVFPDPEGMLARLKERGLRISMWINPYIAQKSSLFAEAAERGFLVRRPGGDIWQWDLWQPGMALVDFTDPAAREWYSGKLRVLLDQGVDCFKTDFGERVPTDVVWHDGSDPERMHNYYAQIYNRTVFELLEKERGHGEAVLFARSATAGGQQFPVHWGGDCFASFTAMAESLRGGLSLSLSGFGFWSHDIGGFEGTPDPAVFKRWLAFGLMSSHSRLHGNVSYRVPWAFGEEAVDVTRRFTLLKHRLMPYLYGAAATAHRTGVPMMRPMLLEFPDDPTTRMLDRQYMLGPDLLVAPVFTEDGQVEYYVPEGTWTSLLTGERVTGPAWRHETHGFDSLPLLVRPGAVLPWGADDQRPDADWLDGLTLRAFGPAAAAGTLVTVPDLTGAVAATFRAVRDGTGLRVTAEGSDRPFRVVDEETGAAGEGAGTVVVRIA, encoded by the coding sequence ATGAAGTTCACCGACGGCTTCTGGCTCATGCGTGAGGGCGTACGAGCCTGCTACGCGACCGAGATCCGTGACCTGAGCGTCGGCGATGACCGGTTCACCGCCCATGCCGCGGTCAAGCACGTCGCCGAACGCGGCGACACCCTCAACACCCCGCTGATCACCGTCGAATGCTTCTCCCCGGCCGAAGGCGTCATCGGCGTGCGCGCCACCCACCACGCCGGGACGGTGCACCGCGGACCCGACTTCGCCCTCCCCGGCCTCGACCCGGCGGCCGCCGGCGCCCGGACGACGCGGGAGGGCGCGGTCACCGAACTGACCAGCGGACCGCTCACCCTGCGCATGGACGGCGACGGACCCTGGGGCCTCACCTTCCGCGACGCCGGCGGCCGGCGGCTCACCGGTGTCGACGCCAAAGGCACCGCCTTCGCCACCGCACCGGACGGCACCCACCACATGGTCGCCCAGCTCGCCCTGGACATCGGGGAGAACGTCTACGGCCTCGGCGAGCGCTTCACCCCGTACGTGAAGAACGGTCAGAGCGTCGACATCTGGCAGGCCGACGGCGGCACCAGCAGCGAACTGGCCTACAAGAACATCCCGTTCTACCTCTCGTCCCGAGGCTACGGCGTCTTCGTCAACCACCCCGGACGGGTCTCATTCGAGATCGGCTCGGAGTCCGTGGGACAGGTCCAGTTCAGCGTCCAGGACCAGTCACTGGAGTACTACGTCATCGCCGGGCCGACACCCAAGGAGGTGCTGGCCCGCTACACCGCACTCACCGGCCGCCCCGCGCTGCCACCGGCCTGGTCGTTCGGTCTCTGGCTCACCACGTCGTTCTGCACCTCCTACGACGAGGAGACCGTGACGTCGTTCGTCGACGGCATGGCGCAGCGCCGGATCCCGCTGTCCGTCTTCCACTTCGACTGCTTCTGGATGCGCGAGTACCAGTGGTCGGACTTCCTGTGGGACCCGGACGTCTTCCCCGACCCCGAGGGCATGCTGGCCCGGCTCAAGGAGCGCGGCCTGCGGATCAGCATGTGGATCAACCCGTACATCGCCCAGAAGTCGTCGCTGTTCGCGGAGGCGGCGGAGCGCGGATTCCTGGTGCGCCGGCCGGGTGGCGACATCTGGCAGTGGGACCTGTGGCAGCCCGGCATGGCCCTGGTCGACTTCACCGACCCGGCGGCGCGCGAGTGGTACAGCGGGAAACTCCGCGTCCTGCTCGACCAGGGAGTCGACTGCTTCAAGACGGACTTCGGCGAGCGCGTGCCCACCGACGTGGTCTGGCACGACGGCTCGGACCCGGAGCGGATGCACAACTACTACGCACAGATCTACAACCGCACGGTCTTCGAACTCCTGGAGAAGGAGCGCGGACACGGCGAGGCGGTGCTGTTCGCCCGCTCCGCGACGGCCGGCGGCCAGCAGTTCCCGGTGCACTGGGGCGGCGACTGCTTCGCCTCGTTCACGGCGATGGCCGAATCGCTGCGCGGCGGCCTCTCGCTGAGCCTGTCCGGCTTCGGCTTCTGGAGCCACGACATCGGCGGCTTCGAGGGCACCCCGGACCCGGCGGTCTTCAAGCGCTGGCTCGCCTTCGGCCTGATGTCCTCGCACAGCCGCCTGCACGGCAACGTGTCGTACCGGGTGCCGTGGGCGTTCGGCGAGGAGGCGGTGGACGTCACCCGCAGGTTCACCCTCCTCAAGCACCGGCTGATGCCGTACCTGTACGGGGCGGCCGCCACCGCCCACCGGACGGGCGTCCCGATGATGCGCCCCATGCTGCTGGAGTTCCCCGACGACCCGACGACCCGGATGCTGGACCGCCAGTACATGCTCGGACCGGACCTGCTGGTCGCACCGGTCTTCACCGAGGACGGGCAGGTCGAGTACTACGTCCCCGAGGGCACCTGGACCTCGCTGCTGACCGGCGAGCGCGTCACCGGACCGGCCTGGCGCCACGAGACCCACGGCTTCGACAGCCTGCCGCTCCTGGTGCGGCCCGGCGCGGTGCTCCCCTGGGGCGCCGACGACCAGCGCCCGGACGCCGACTGGCTGGACGGACTCACCCTGCGCGCCTTCGGCCCGGCGGCCGCCGCCGGCACCCTGGTCACGGTGCCGGACCTGACGGGCGCGGTCGCCGCGACGTTCCGGGCGGTCAGGGACGGGACCGGCCTGCGCGTCACCGCCGAGGGCAGCGACCGGCCCTTCCGCGTGGTCGACGAGGAGACAGGAGCCGCGGGGGAGGGTGCGGGCACGGTGGTGGTACGGATCGCCTGA
- a CDS encoding DUF4232 domain-containing protein codes for MRLSSTLTAALTATAALALTVPGAAAAQAAGTAARPGVCQEQALKVSASSGGQRNVARIAVTNRGGTTCVVDRIPTVTFRGLDGSAEAAPPATSAPYTLSPGEHGYAAVRTAAPGASEGHVVRTLSVAADPSHHGVTFGAATVGMGRGIQVWEPITTLWHTSRASADRALADATR; via the coding sequence ATGCGTCTGTCCTCCACCCTCACCGCCGCGCTCACCGCGACGGCCGCCCTGGCCCTGACGGTCCCCGGCGCGGCCGCCGCCCAGGCCGCCGGAACGGCGGCCCGTCCCGGCGTCTGCCAGGAGCAGGCGCTCAAGGTGTCAGCCTCCTCCGGCGGGCAGCGCAACGTGGCCCGGATCGCCGTCACCAACCGGGGCGGGACCACCTGTGTGGTGGACCGGATCCCGACGGTCACCTTCCGGGGGCTGGACGGCTCGGCCGAGGCGGCGCCGCCGGCCACCAGCGCCCCCTACACGCTCTCGCCGGGCGAGCACGGGTACGCCGCCGTGCGCACGGCGGCCCCGGGCGCCTCGGAGGGCCATGTCGTGCGCACCCTGTCCGTGGCGGCGGACCCCTCGCACCACGGCGTCACGTTCGGCGCCGCGACGGTGGGCATGGGCCGGGGAATCCAGGTGTGGGAGCCGATCACGACCCTGTGGCACACCTCCCGCGCCTCTGCCGACCGGGCCCTGGCGGACGCGACCCGCTGA
- a CDS encoding sugar ABC transporter permease: protein MKPRATVTADPGRTADGASAPAGGSGDGDGKHASAGRTGRSRATGARRNRTAKNRRAENGTRRSGPAGPGPRAGGITWRQRLRRDRTLVLMTLPAIALLLIFNYIPLLGNIVAFQDYDVYDLGITGSPFVGFDNFTRIFEDYRFWEVLINTLVIFVTQLVLFFPIPIAIALLLNTIMSARVRAWVQAVVYLPHFFSWVLVVTVFQQMFGGAGLVAQWLRDHGHEGFDLMTDPGFFKFLVSAQAVWKDAGWGVIVFLAALAAVNTDLYEAAAVDGAGRWRRMWHVTLPALRPVIALLLVLRVGSALNLDFEQILLQRDQVGAGASEILDTYIWWTGIKTGDFGYAAAAGIFKGLFSVAMVLGANKVAHMLGEQGVYSKK from the coding sequence GTGAAGCCACGGGCCACGGTTACGGCCGACCCGGGCCGCACCGCCGACGGGGCGAGTGCCCCGGCCGGCGGGAGCGGTGACGGTGACGGCAAGCACGCAAGCGCCGGGCGGACAGGCAGGTCCCGGGCGACCGGCGCCCGCCGCAACCGCACGGCGAAGAACCGGCGGGCGGAGAACGGGACGAGGAGGAGCGGACCGGCGGGCCCCGGGCCGCGGGCGGGCGGCATCACCTGGCGCCAGCGGCTGCGGCGCGACCGCACCCTGGTGCTGATGACGCTGCCGGCCATCGCCCTGCTGCTGATCTTCAACTACATCCCGCTGCTCGGGAACATCGTGGCCTTCCAGGACTACGACGTCTACGACCTCGGCATCACCGGCAGCCCCTTCGTCGGCTTCGACAACTTCACCCGGATCTTCGAGGACTACCGCTTCTGGGAAGTCCTCATCAACACCCTGGTCATCTTCGTCACCCAGCTCGTCCTCTTCTTCCCCATCCCGATCGCGATCGCGCTGCTGCTCAACACGATCATGAGCGCCCGGGTGCGGGCCTGGGTCCAGGCGGTCGTCTACCTCCCGCACTTCTTCTCCTGGGTACTGGTCGTCACCGTCTTCCAGCAGATGTTCGGCGGCGCCGGACTGGTCGCCCAGTGGCTGCGCGACCACGGTCACGAGGGCTTCGACCTGATGACCGACCCCGGCTTCTTCAAGTTCCTGGTCTCCGCCCAGGCGGTGTGGAAGGACGCCGGCTGGGGCGTGATCGTCTTCCTCGCCGCGCTCGCCGCCGTCAACACCGATCTGTACGAGGCCGCCGCCGTCGACGGGGCGGGCCGCTGGCGCCGCATGTGGCACGTGACGCTGCCGGCGCTGCGCCCGGTCATCGCACTGCTGCTCGTCCTGCGGGTGGGCAGCGCGCTCAATCTCGACTTCGAGCAGATCCTGCTCCAGCGCGACCAGGTCGGCGCCGGGGCCTCGGAAATCCTGGACACCTACATCTGGTGGACGGGCATCAAGACCGGTGACTTCGGCTACGCGGCCGCCGCCGGAATCTTCAAGGGGCTGTTCAGCGTCGCCATGGTGCTGGGCGCCAACAAGGTCGCCCACATGCTGGGTGAGCAGGGGGTGTACTCCAAGAAATGA
- a CDS encoding glycoside hydrolase family 3 C-terminal domain-containing protein has translation MTEQPQPFRDPRLPFAERIDDLLDRLTRDERIAMLHQFAPAVDRLGLGAFRTGQEALHGVAWMGPATVFPQAVGIGATWNAELVRRVGEAVGNEVRAKRAEDERVGLNVWAPTVNLLRHPLWGRNEEGYSEDACLTSAIAVAYTRGLRGDHPHYWRTAPVLKHWLAHNNETGRDTSSSSVRPRVLHEYDLKAFRDAVRAGAVAGVMPAYNLVNGRPNHVSPLLAQQLRTWSERSLVVCSDAGAPSNLVDSEHYFDTHEEATAAALRAGVDSFTDHGQDSSVMTGRVRGALERALIDERDIDTAVRRLLELRFSLGEFDPDLDPYAQAADFDTAGHRALALEAAEQAVVLLKNDGLLPLEPAAGKTVAVVGLLADACKLDWYSGTLIHRSTPLDGIRERFGAGNVVFAEGADLVRLKCEDGWLQVPATDTGQDAPRGTQGALDPALVRGRTDLPALTCGDTPAELALVDWGNGVITLREPAGRYLSVADDGYVRASADEPGGWIVQETFRLEAVEGHAGGHRLLHVGTGGYVSVAADGVKVAAPGGEVPAPGGGARGQDGEVPGRPGPSGTVFGIEVTERGEDAVARAAASADAVIVVAGNDAHINGRETEDRTTLDLPAHQERLWRAAHAANPRTALAVTSAYPYALTDAAATLPALLWTAHGGQAAGTALARVLAGDVSPAGRLPQTWYASDAELPGLLDYDIIGSRQTYLYYRGAPLYPFGHGLSYSEFTYSALTAGRTGDLVRVSLTVTNTGPVAADEVVQLYVRAVAPSVLRPLRQLAGHRRLHLAPGAAERVEFDVPVTELGHWDVAHGRWTVEPGAYEFQAGASSTDIRAVAVVTVQGEPSPPRPVLTRGLEAADYDEQLGTAIVDRTKADEDAVTPVADRNELLYRRCDFGTGARGVTVSASGRGAVRITIDGTTVTVPVTAGGGPYDYRGRRAAIAASGIRDLRVSLDGTVRLARIAFTGEGE, from the coding sequence GTGACGGAACAACCGCAGCCCTTCCGCGACCCCCGGCTGCCCTTCGCCGAGCGCATCGACGACCTGCTCGACCGGCTCACGCGCGACGAACGGATCGCGATGCTGCACCAGTTCGCGCCGGCGGTCGACCGGCTCGGGCTCGGTGCCTTCAGGACCGGCCAGGAGGCCCTGCACGGAGTCGCCTGGATGGGGCCGGCGACGGTCTTCCCGCAGGCCGTCGGGATCGGCGCCACCTGGAACGCCGAACTGGTGCGCCGGGTCGGCGAAGCGGTCGGCAACGAGGTCCGCGCCAAGCGGGCCGAGGACGAGCGCGTCGGCCTCAACGTCTGGGCCCCGACGGTGAATCTGCTGCGCCACCCGCTGTGGGGCCGGAACGAGGAGGGGTACTCCGAGGACGCCTGCCTCACCTCCGCCATCGCGGTCGCCTACACCCGGGGGCTGCGCGGCGACCACCCGCACTACTGGCGCACCGCCCCCGTCCTCAAGCACTGGCTCGCCCACAACAACGAGACCGGCCGCGACACCTCGTCCTCCTCGGTCCGCCCGAGGGTCCTGCACGAGTACGACCTCAAGGCCTTCCGTGACGCAGTCCGGGCCGGGGCGGTGGCCGGGGTCATGCCCGCGTACAACCTGGTCAACGGGCGCCCGAACCACGTATCGCCGCTCCTGGCCCAGCAGTTGCGCACCTGGAGCGAGCGCTCCCTGGTGGTGTGCTCCGACGCGGGGGCGCCGTCCAACCTCGTCGACTCCGAGCACTACTTCGACACCCACGAGGAGGCGACGGCCGCCGCCCTGCGGGCGGGTGTCGACAGCTTCACCGACCACGGCCAGGACTCCTCCGTCATGACCGGCCGCGTCCGGGGGGCCCTGGAGCGCGCTCTGATCGACGAGCGCGACATCGACACGGCCGTCCGCAGACTGCTCGAACTGCGCTTTTCGCTGGGCGAGTTCGATCCGGACCTCGATCCCTACGCGCAGGCCGCCGACTTCGACACGGCCGGACACCGGGCGCTCGCCCTGGAGGCCGCCGAGCAGGCCGTCGTCCTGCTGAAGAACGACGGGCTGCTGCCGCTGGAGCCCGCCGCCGGGAAGACCGTCGCGGTCGTCGGGCTGCTCGCGGACGCCTGCAAGCTCGACTGGTACAGCGGCACACTGATCCACCGCTCCACGCCGCTCGACGGGATCCGGGAACGCTTCGGCGCCGGGAACGTCGTGTTCGCGGAGGGCGCCGACCTGGTCCGGCTCAAGTGCGAGGACGGCTGGCTCCAGGTGCCTGCGACGGACACCGGGCAGGACGCGCCGCGCGGAACACAGGGCGCCCTCGACCCGGCCCTCGTCCGGGGACGCACCGATCTGCCCGCGCTGACCTGCGGCGACACCCCGGCCGAGCTGGCGCTCGTGGACTGGGGCAACGGTGTGATCACCCTGCGGGAACCGGCGGGCCGCTATCTGTCGGTGGCCGATGACGGCTATGTGCGGGCGTCCGCGGACGAGCCCGGCGGCTGGATCGTCCAGGAGACGTTCCGCCTGGAGGCGGTGGAGGGGCATGCGGGCGGTCACCGGCTTCTGCACGTCGGAACGGGTGGCTATGTCTCAGTCGCCGCCGACGGCGTAAAGGTTGCCGCTCCCGGCGGGGAAGTTCCCGCCCCCGGTGGAGGGGCCCGGGGGCAGGACGGGGAAGTTCCCGGACGCCCCGGCCCGTCCGGCACCGTCTTCGGGATCGAGGTGACCGAGCGCGGCGAGGACGCCGTGGCCCGCGCCGCCGCCTCGGCCGACGCCGTGATCGTCGTGGCCGGCAACGACGCCCACATCAACGGGCGCGAGACCGAGGACCGCACCACCCTCGACCTGCCGGCCCATCAGGAACGCCTCTGGCGCGCCGCCCACGCCGCCAACCCGCGCACCGCCTTGGCCGTCACCTCCGCCTACCCGTACGCCCTCACCGACGCGGCGGCCACGCTGCCCGCGCTGCTGTGGACCGCCCACGGCGGGCAGGCCGCCGGAACGGCGCTCGCCCGGGTCCTGGCCGGGGACGTCTCGCCGGCCGGCCGGCTCCCGCAGACCTGGTACGCCTCCGACGCGGAACTGCCCGGTCTGCTCGACTACGACATCATCGGCTCCCGCCAGACCTACCTCTACTACCGGGGCGCACCGCTCTACCCCTTCGGCCACGGCCTCTCGTACAGCGAGTTCACCTACAGTGCCCTGACCGCCGGGCGCACGGGCGACCTCGTACGGGTGTCGCTGACCGTCACCAACACCGGGCCCGTCGCCGCCGACGAGGTCGTCCAGCTCTACGTACGGGCGGTCGCCCCCTCGGTCCTGCGGCCGCTGCGGCAACTGGCCGGCCACCGCAGGCTGCACCTGGCACCCGGCGCCGCCGAACGCGTCGAGTTCGACGTGCCCGTCACCGAACTCGGGCACTGGGACGTGGCGCACGGCCGCTGGACCGTCGAGCCCGGGGCGTACGAGTTCCAGGCAGGAGCATCCAGCACGGACATCCGCGCCGTCGCCGTGGTCACCGTCCAGGGCGAACCGAGCCCGCCCCGGCCCGTCCTGACGCGGGGTCTGGAAGCGGCCGACTACGACGAACAGCTGGGCACCGCGATCGTCGACCGGACGAAGGCGGACGAGGACGCCGTGACCCCGGTCGCCGACCGAAACGAACTGCTGTACCGCCGCTGTGACTTCGGCACGGGAGCACGGGGCGTGACGGTGTCGGCGTCGGGCAGGGGAGCCGTCCGGATCACCATCGACGGCACCACGGTCACCGTCCCGGTGACGGCCGGCGGCGGACCGTACGACTACCGCGGCCGGCGGGCCGCCATCGCCGCCTCGGGCATCCGCGACCTGCGCGTCAGCCTGGACGGCACCGTACGGCTGGCCCGGATCGCCTTCACCGGGGAGGGCGAGTGA